A single Phoenix dactylifera cultivar Barhee BC4 unplaced genomic scaffold, palm_55x_up_171113_PBpolish2nd_filt_p 000346F, whole genome shotgun sequence DNA region contains:
- the LOC103715386 gene encoding E3 ubiquitin-protein ligase RZFP34-like, giving the protein MALNEVDLGSGQHGCSHYRRRCKIRASCCGEIFDCRHCHNEVKNSLEIDLRERHEIPRHEVTKVICSLCDTEQDVKQYCSNCGVCMGKYFCAKCNFFDDNVSKNQYHCDGCGICRTGGEENFFHCYRCGCCYITALKDSHHCVEGAMHHNCPVCFEYLFESTKDISVLPCGHTIHLECLKEMNLHFQFSCPVCSRSVCDMSSVWKKLDQEIASTPMPKMYQNKMVWILCNDCGMRSNIHFHIVAHKCPGCNSFNTRQTRGDPTRCPTV; this is encoded by the exons ATGGCATTGAACGAGGTGGACTTGGGGTCTGGGCAGCACGG GTGCTCACATTATAGGAGGAGATGCAAGATAAGGGCCTCCTGCTGTGGCGAGATCTTTGACTGCAGGCATTGCCACAACGAAGTGAAG AATTCGCTGGAAATTGACTTACGGGAACGGCACGAGATTCCTCGACACGAAGTGACAAAG GTTATCTGCTCCCTCTGTGACACAGAGCAAGAT GTTAAACAATATTGCTCAAACTGTGGGGTTTGCATGGGAAAATACTTTTGTGCCAAGTGCAATTTCTTCGATGACAAT GTTTCTAAGAATCAATACCATTGTGATGGATGTGGGATCTGCAG AACTGGGGGAGAGGAGAACTTCTTCCACTGCTATCGATGTG GATGTTGTTATATTACGGCACTGAAGGATTCACACCATTGTGTGGAAGGAGCAATGCATCATAATTGCCCTGTTTGCTTTGAG TATCTCTTTGAGTCAACGAAGGACATCAGTGTATTGCCATGTGGTCACACAATACATCTGGAATGCCTGAAAGAGATGAATCTGCATTTCCA ATTTTCTTGCCCTGTTTGCTCGAGATCAGTTTGTGACATGTCCAGTGTGTGGAAAAAACTTGATCAGGAG ATTGCTTCGACACCAATGCCTAAAATGTACCAGAACAAAATG GTGTGGATCCTTTGCAACGATTGTGGAATGAGGTCCAATATCCACTTCCACATTGTGGCGCACAAATGCCCGGGTTGCAATTCCTTCAATACCAGACAGACGAGAGGTGATCCTACTAGGTGCCCGACTGTATGA